A region of the Oceanihabitans sp. IOP_32 genome:
AAATATATTTTTGTTTTTAGCTTAGATTACAACCTAATTGTGAATAAGATTAGTTCTTTAAGAACGGTAGCACCGCTTTTAAAAATAGTTACCAAACTATCTTATGCCGCTGTGGCTTCAGTAAACAAATTGAAATTAAATAAATTTAGTAAAAAGCTAACGTACCAATATTTTGATACGCTAGATAGCAGCGCTTGGGATTTTATTAAAAAGCATTGTGAAAACGATTTAATACCCAAATCGAAAGCCTATATAAATTGGCAAATCGATAACCAACAATACCTTAAAACCAGTGCTACAAATAAGGCCCCTTACAAATGTTTACTCAGTAGTGTGTCTCACAACATATATAACAGCAATTTTTTAGTAGTAAAGGAAAACAAGAAAATCGGGTTCATCTCTGCTCTCATTAGAGCAGATGAATTCGTATTGCGTTATTTTCTATGCAAGAAAGAAGATTATGATCTCTGTTTAACCGCTGTAATGCATCATTTTATAAAGTCTAAATGCACCTATATTTTAACAGATAACACCGATTTAGGTAAACAAATTCAGAAACAATATATATGTGTTTATACCAACAAAAAACAGCAATATTCTTTAGCGCACCATGCTATTAACTATAATTTTACTAGCGCGCTTATTCAAGATCAAGATGGTAATTTCTCGTAAATTTAGATGGTATGAATTTTATAGACAAACTTAAACACGCCTTTAAAAGTAATCCTTCCCAACCTGCTCTTTGTATTGATGAGGTATTTTATACCTATCAAGAATTATCGGATGCGATTTATAAAATTCGGATTCATATTCAAAACACTATACCTTTTGAAGAAAACTTAATCGGTTTAGTTGCGAATAATGATTTAGAAACTTATGCCTCTATTTTTGCATTATGGTTTGAGAATAAAGCTTATATCCCCGTAAATCCGTTTGCGCCTTTAGAGAGAAATTTGAAGATTTTTAATCAAACTGAAGTTAATACCGTTTTCGATTCCTGCACTAACTCTGGTTTTAATACTTATTTTAATGTTTTTTGTGCATCGAAACAGCACTTAATAGATTCTGAAATAAACTTGGCAAACACCGTTTTTTCTGAAAATGCTATCGCTTATATTTTGTTTACTAGCGGAAGCACGGGCACACCCAAAGGCATCCCAATACGTTTTAAAAATGTAAATGCCCTTTTAAACGCATTCGACAAAGAACCAGCATACCAATTAAATAACACTGATAAATGCCTAATGATGTACGACCTCACTTTCGATGCCTCTTTAACTGCTTTTTTACCCGCATTTTTAGCAGGAGCTTGTTTGTATACTGTACCTGGCGACTCTATAAAGTACTTCTCTATTTTTAAATTATTAAACACATACGAATTAACGGTCTTAAAAATGGTGCCTACCATAATAAACTACCTTCGTCCTTATTTCGCAGAAATAAATGCACCAAGCGTTAGGTACTGTATATTTGGAGGTGGTAAATTACATGAAAATATTGTAAAAGAATGGCTTAAATGCATTCCAAATAGCACGCTGTACAACCATTATGGGCCTACAGAGTGCACAGTTTGCAGCAGCTATTACACTTATAAAACTAACGGCAACAATCAAACTTACAATGGTGTATTACCTATTGGTAAACCTTTAAACGGCATTGATTTTATGCTTTTAAATGATGCCAACCAAAAAGTAAAGGTTGGTGCTCACGGTGAATTATGCTTATCTGGCGACCAGCTTACCACGGGGTATTGGAAAAACGAAGCCCTCAATGCGTTAGCTTTTTTTGAAATGAATAATAAAAGATATTATAGAACAGGAGATATCTGTTACCTTAACGAGGAAGGCGATCTTATGTATGTTGAAAGAAAAGATTTTCAGGTGAAAATTAGAGGTTTTAGAGTCGAACTTGGTGAAATAGAATATCATATTCAAAATAAAATTAAAAATCATATTAGTGTCATAGACATTGATAATAACAACGGAACAAATGAAATTGCACTAATTATTGAAGGCGAAACTATAGACACCAATGATTTGTTTAATTATTTAAAAACAAAACTTCCCAATTATATGATTCCAACTAAAACGTTTTTCTTACCAAAACTTCCACTTAACGACAATGGTAAGCTTGATAGAAAAAAACTAAAAACACTAATAGAATAAATATGACAAAAGAAGCCATTTTAAAAAAAGTTACCCAATCTTTCGTAAAAATACTAGAACACCATAATTTTGTATTAGAAGAATCTACCACAGCTAGCGATGTAGATGGATGGGAATCTATTACCCACATGTTAATTATAACCGATATTGAGACCGTTTTTGGAATTAAATTCAAACTCATGGAATTAATGAATATGAATAATGTAGGAGATTTAATTAACTGTATTTCTACCAAATTAGAACCTTAGCTTTTTGTATAACGTGTAATTTTTATTAAACCATCATTAGTTTTTACCAAAAATTTATCGTCGTAATTTAAAACAATTTTCCCCGAAGGTTCTTTGCAATATGTGTCTAACAGCGGTTGGTGCACGATTTTTTCGGCAGTAAATATTTTATAATTTACATTATCAAACGTAGCAAAACTACCCTGAGAACCAATACCAAAGCTTTTAATACACTTTAGTATCTGGTTAGTATTACAGTTTGTAAAATCGAGCTTTTGCATGCCTTCAGTACGGTTAAAATATGTTGAATTACCACTTTGTTTTCTACCAACATAAGTAAAATTTTTGGCTAGAAGTATTTTCCATGCTTCTTTAAAAACAATACCCTCTAGTTTCATTGCTAGATGATACAACAGACCTAAATCAATATCTGGTGTTAAAGTTTCTTTTTTCTGAAAAATAATAGCTCCAGTATCAATACCATCGTCTATATAATGTGCCGTAGCTCCGTAAAAATTATAATCGTCATAAAAAACTCCATTTAAAGGTGTTTTACCCTGTAAATAAGGAAGATATGTTGGGTGTACATTGATTAAAATTTGCTCTTTTTTGAATTTATGAACAGGAAAAATAATTGGACAACCATTTGAAATGAGAATATCGAAATTTGATTTTATTAATTTTTTTAAAACAATATCCTTATCTTTCATAGTAAAAGTATGGTGAGCTATGCCCTTTTGATCAAGTATTTTAGTTAAAACAGTTTGTTCTAGGGCGTAAATGGTAATACAATCAAGAGAAACCCTATCTAAAAGTTGTTCTAAAACATGAAATCTAGAACCTAAAAAAACAATATTTTTACTATGCTTCATCGTGTGTAGTTTGTACAGTACAATTAACGTTATACCATTGTTATAAATGAAAGATTTAAATAGTTTTAAAATATGAAAACTTCAGCTAATAAAAAAAAAGGTATTGGTTCTTTTTTTAGTTTTATTAATCCTAAATCAGAAACATTATTACCTCATAGCAATACCTTTATTCCAGAGAACTCAGTGTTGTTGTACTCAGGAAGACAGGCGATTAAATATGTTATTAATAGCATTACAAATACCAAAAACATACAAACCATTTGGTTACCAGAGTATTACTGTATGCATGTTACCCTATGGTTAAAAAAAACATATCCCAATATAAAAACTTACAGAGTGGAGCCGTTAAATCCCGATTTTGTGGTGAAAGCGTCTCAATTTGTTAATAAAAACGATATTATCCTTATTAATAATTTCTGGGGAGTGAGTAAATGTTTAGTTGACAAACCAGATGGCCTTGTGGTTATAGAAGATCATTCTCACGGTTGGTTAAGTACAACTTGTATAAATAGTAAAGCAGATTATTGCGTCGCTTCCCTTAGAAAATCTTTACCTATCCCCCTTGGAGGCATCGCCTGGAAACCCGATGGAAAAATTATTAATCGACCAAAATTGTTACCACCAGATCGTTTTGTTTCTATTTGGGATACCATAACGGAAGCCATGACATTAAAACATGATTTCGAGAGCACTTACGAGATTGATAAAAAAGAAAAAAGTTTAGAGCTAATTAACCTTGCGGAAAAACAATTGCATATTAATTTTGATTTAACCCATTTAGAAGATAGTCATAAAAAAAATATTGAAAGTTATATGAATATCAATGTACTAAAATTAAAATCTAAAAATTTAGCCACGCTTAGTACCATGCTAAAACACCACGAAAATTGTGCATATATGGCTTTAAATCCGGATGCTTTTGGACTTATATTACACTTACAAAACGAAACTGTTATGCAGCAACTGCGCTTATATCTTATTAATCATAATATCTATCCGTCGCAACTGTGGCCAGACAATGTATTACGTTATGGCTACTTTTTAAACATACATATTGATTATAGATATGGCGGTGAAGATATGGAATATATTGCTGAAAAATTAAACGCTTTTAGCATTTGAAAATCACAGTATATTTTGTAATTTTTGTAAAACAATCACCGTCTTATAAATGGATAAAACAAATTAATAACAACGTGTTTTTAACTCATTTTTTTAATATCACGACTTTACCAAAGCAAAATAATTAGGTATGTACAAAACCATTTTTAAAAGAATCATAGATATCATATTGTCTGCCATAGGTCTAGTACTACTTGCACCAGCATTCGTTAGTATTTATATCTGTTTGATGTTTTACAATAATGCTAAGCCATTATTTTTTCAGCGTCGACCAGGAAAAAATGAAAAGATCTTCAAAATTATGAAGTTTAAAACTATGACAGACAAAAAAGACGCTAATGGAGAGTTGTTACCCGATGCCATGCGAACAACTCGCTTTGGATCTTTTTTAAGAAAAACATCTTTAGATGAAATACCTCAATTAATAAACGTGTTAATTGGAGATATGAGTTTAATTGGTCCAAGACCTTTACGTGTGCGCTATCTGCCCTACTATACCAAAGAAGAAAAAATTAGGCATACCGTAAAACCAGGAATTACTGGTTTGGCACAGGTTTCGGGCAGAAATGCTATTGGCTGGGATGAAAAACTTCAAAAAGATATTGAATATGTAAACAATTTGTCTTTTACATTAGATGCCAGTATTTTTTTTAAAACTTTATTGAAAGTTATAAAATCTAATGATATTGAAATAAGTGAAACGACCTTAAATTTTGATGAACTGAGAAAACTTAAACAAAATAAAAAATAGTGCTTAGATGGATAGCGTTGTCATTTGTTACGATGCATCGACACTTTTTTTCATTAGTAAATATGTATTTGTTTTATTCAGCAAAAATAAGCGGAACAATTAACGACTAAGCGGCTATTTTTTTCTGTAAATTACGCCAACCTGCCTACTGTAGGCAGGTTGGTGATTTATTAATCATATAGTAAAATGGGTCGGACACTAAAAAATAAACCTTTAGTTTTCTCGGGTAATAGCTCTATACGTGTTTTTACGATAAGCTGGAAAAAAACCAATTTTACGGCCTTTTTTTTCTAAACCACCGTCATCTAACCCGATCTCATCATTAGTTATTTTATCTAACTCGTTGTAAACCGCTTTATTTATAATTTTTCTGCCGGTATAAAACACAAGATCATCATCATTTGGGAAGAAGGATTTTTTGTATTTGTATAAATTATCGAAATCTTCTCTTCCACCACCAAGAACGTAGTATTTAAAATGCTGCAATCGCGCCCATTTCATAACCTCTACTTTCAAAAAATCGTTAGGTCTTAAGCTAAAATAATCCATTATAGTACCTCCTAAATATGAATATAAAGTATTATTAGAAGTTAAAATAAGTTCTGTAGAAATGGCAATACCATCTTTATACACAAAAGCAAAAATAATTTTACCTTCACATAAACGCACAATATTTTTAAAATAACATAAAGAATAAAAATAATCGGTGTTCGCGTTTACACGTCTCATTGTACTTATATAGATGTCGTAAAATCTCTCGATATCTTCATCTTTAACATTATTATAGACAATATGACTTTTTAAATTATTATTAACCGCTTTTCTATAATTATTTCTAACTTTTTGCTTTAAAGAAGCCCACTGTTGCTCATAATCTAATAAACGGCCTCTTACATTAGACAGTGTTGGTATTAATGTTCCAGAATAAAACTGACAATTATTGTTGAGACTAAATCTTATAAACTCTGAAACCACATTGTTTTCTTTATACCAAGAATCTATTAATTCCCAAAATTTTAAAAGATACCCGCGCGACATGTCTTTGTTAAACAATGGCCCGCTATAACCATACGGAGAGATAACATCGTAATAAATCGTGTTTCGAAGCTTATATGGAATTTCCCTTAAAACAAAAGGCATTAATATTAAAACCTTATCCTCAACTTTTAGTGTAAAATACCTTAAGCCATCGTATGTAGATTCATTTTTTTCGGGAGTTAAAAACATGAAAAAAGGATTGACAACCTCGAAGCCATTTACAGTGTCTTTATACACATTAAAATCGTATTCATTTTGTATTTTATGTACTACTAACTCCATAGTATTTACCAAATTTTTAAAATAATAAATCTCTTATTTCGGTTAAACTCCTTATTTTAAATGTGGGTTTCTTGTAGGGAAGCGTATTGAAGGACTGTGGATGAATATTAACCCCGTTATCCAATAAACAAATACTTGTCCACCCCAATTTATTAGGTGCTTCAAAATCTTTGCTCGTATTATCTCCTACATATACATATTTGTAATGACTCCCATATTTCTCAACAAAATATTTAAAATTATTTATGTTTGGTTTCTCAGATCCGAATGCTTCAGAAATCACGATATCATCAAAATAATCGTTTAAACCCAAAGCTTCAATTTTATGTTGTTGCTGAATGCATCTGCCGTCGGTAATCAATCCAGTTTTATACACGCTTTGTTTTATATTATCTAATAGCATTTTATTAGAATCGGTTAAATATATATTTGGTTTATGATTTCTATATCTTTTAATCAAATCGTTAACAACAACGCCTTGTATATTATTTTTAAAGATTACGGTTTCAAAAACATTTTTTTTCTCTTGATAGGCCAAAATCATTTCAGCCAAAATTAACTTCGCTGTTTTATTTGTTTTCTTCGAAAGAAAATCAGCAATATCTTTAAAAGCAGATTTTAAAAAATCTATTTCTTTATACAGTGTATCGTCCAGATCAAATACTATAATTAAATCAGTCTTTATAATCATCAACTAATATTTCATTATCATATCTCAGCATTAATAAATTTGATTTCCAATCGTCGTAAAATTCAATGGCTTCATTAAAAAAATATTCTTTAATAATCCACTGTGGAAAATTTGCACCCGCCAGATAAGTTAAAGGATACCCCCCTCCAAATCTCGCATTTATCTCAATACCGTAAATTTCATTCGTTTCAATATGCTTAAAAAACTGAGCCGTTAAACAGCCAAGGGCTCCATCAATATGATATAAGTGTTGTTTAATAAAATCTACTAAAATATTTTTTTTAGTAACACCTTTATTAACTTCTCCATCTCTTACTTCTATACGTTTTCTGGGAATTACCGACTTTAAATTACTCTTTTTGTCGTAGTAAAGATCGCAAGTATACTCCTCGTATTTATCGTGATCTAAATATTCTAAAAACATTAAGTTTTTATTGGTAAAGTGGTATTCTGTTAGGTCTTCTTGATTTTTAATTATAAAATTATCCACACTTCTACTGCCATTATAGGGTTTTATAAATAGCGGCAACTTATAATTATATTTTGAATATTCTTTTGCAACATTAATGTTGTGTTCAACAAAAAAAGCATTCATCTTTCTTTTGTCTCTGCAAATGCTGATGAATGCCGTTGAGGAAACTACTGGAAAAATACCGTTTTTTATGAATTTTTTTTTATTTTCAGCTAAAAGCAGAAGTTCTGTATCGATGGTGGGAATTAAAACTTTTATGTTATTATTCTTACATATTTCCAATAATTCCTTTAAATAGCTTTGGTGACTCACTAAAGGAAGTTGGAACGCCAGGTCGGAAACATGGCAAGCTGCAGAAAGGCCAGTGTTAAAATCTGTTGTCATAACCTTTCCTTCTGGCACCATTTTTTTTAGTTCTTTTTGAAAGGCTTTAACTAAAGAAACGCGCCTTCCAGCAGAGGTTATTAAGATATTCATTGTGGTTTATAAACAGGTTAAAATATACATTTGATGTGGTTAAATTAAAGAAAAAAAACTGTAATTTAATAGAAATTAGATAATAAACCATTTTTAAAGTTATCCTGTCATACAAAAACTAACGGCGCTGTGTTTCGGGCTTTAAATAATTTATAACATATGGAATTTCACAAAATCAAAAGCCAAAAAAAGCCCTAAAAAAGGGCTTTTTGCAATATTCTATGTAAATTGATTTTATAACTCATTAAAAATAGAGTGCATTAATCGTTTTTTATCATTTAAACTCTCTTCAAGTGAGATCATCGTTTCAGTTCTGTAAACTCCCTCGATATCATCCAGCATAAAAATTACTTCTTTTGCATGCTCGGTACTTCTTGCTCTAATTTTGCAAAAGATATTAAACTTCCCCGTTGTAATGTGCGCTACGGTAACAAAAGGAATTTCGTTAATACGTTCTAAAACAAACTTAGTTTGGGATGTGTTTTTTAAAAATACTCCAACGTAAGCTATAAATGAATACCCCAATTTTTTGTAATCTAAATTTAAGGAAGAGCCTCTAATAATACCAGATTCCTCCATTTTTTTTACACGCACGTGAACGGTCCCCGCTGAAATTAATAATTTTTTGGCAATGTCTGTAAAAGGAATTCTTGTGTTGTCGATTAACATATCAAGAATTTGATGATCAATTTCGTCTAATTTAATTTTCCCCATAATTAACGTTTGTTAAATAAAGTGCAAAAATAGCATATAATTATTACAAAATAACCATTATTTATGGATAAAACTGTTAAAACAATGCAATTTTATTATTATTTATGACTACGAAATCGTTTGCGTTAAAAACTTTTAAACCATTTCCATGCTCATCGGTCACGCTCATGTAATTCGCATCTAACTCCTTATGAGCAAAATAATTAGTTAAATCGTCAATTTTTTCAACTGTGGGTATAAACTCTATTTTATTATTAATTAATTTTTCCTGATACATAAAAGCAATATCCTGGGTTGTCTGCTCAGTTGTTTTAACGTTTCGTATAATAACATCAAAGAAACACTTTTCGTTTTCAGGAATACCTAAATATCCCTCATAAGAACTCCCATTTACCTCATTTTTGGCAATGTAGTCTAAAGATTCTAATAGTGCTATGTAAATAAACTCACGTGTTTTATCGCGACTATAATCCCGCTTATAATGACCTGCTTCAAACAAAATAGTAGGCACATTTTCACTTTGAAACATGTCACCTACACAGTTTAAATTAAAAGCATCATCATAAACACCAACTTGATTGGGAATTAGCTTTTGAAGCTTGGTATTCATAACAGCAATTACCTCCATAGCCATTTTTCGGTTCGCTGTAAGTTTACAACTTTTGTCTTGAGCAGGCGAAAGAAAGGAGACTGTAGCAGAACGGCCGGTGTTTCCCGCCCCAAAAATAGTGCGTTGCCCATGCAGATTATAGCAAAAATGAGGTTTAAAATTGTTAAAAACCGACCTTAAAATTACACTCTCTGGTTGCGACAAGTTTTGAGCATCTCGATTTAAATCGACTTGATTAGCGTTTAGCCTAGTATAGACCAGCGCGCCATCTGGGTTTAAAATAGGTATAATGTATAAGGTACAAGACTCTAAAATATGAGCTATTTGAGTTTCTGTACTTGAAAGCGTATTTAAAAGATCAAAAAGCGCTTTTGTGGTTGTCGATTCATTACCGTGCATTTGCGACCACATTAAAACTTTTTTATTTCCAGTACCAATTTTAATGACATGAATAGGATTGCCCAATACAGAAGTGCCTTTAATATCTGCACGCCATTCTTTATGTCGTGATTTAATTAAAGGCTCAATATGATGATGCGTTATATAGCGATCGCTTAATCGTTTTTCTCTATGTTTTAAAAACAGTGCTTTAATATGCTCGATGTTCATACTTTTTGTTTAGGATACAAATGTAAACAATAACTAATTTACAAATGTAAACAATAAATTAGGAACATGATGTTTACAAAACCAACCTATATTTAGGTCGTATATGTGCGTTTAAGCAATATTATCTTTCGCAGTATTATTTATATCACTATTTACTGTTTATCAGTGCATTAATATCTTTGAAATGAAGTATTAATTTAAATTGTTTTAACTAGTTTAACCTAATATTTCTTTTATTGCGTTTAATTTGTTACATTTGTAACATATTTACAACACACAACTTGTTTACAATGATAAACAGCGAGGCTTTTGCTAAACGACTTCAAAAAGTAATAGATTATTATGGTGAATCTGCATCTTCTTTTGCAGAAGAAATAGGTGTACAACGCTCAAGCATATCTCATATTCTATCTGGAAGAAATAAACCGAGTTTAGATTTTGTTTTAAAAATACTCGCCTCTTTTCCCGAAGTTGAATTGTATTGGCTTTTAAACGGGAAAGGTCATTTTCCTCCAAAAGCTCAAGAAGAACCTATACACCATAAGGCTCCAGAATTAAAGTTTGAAGAAATTACTAAACCTGAAACAACCCTTGACAAACAGATTGAGCGTATTGTTATTTTCTATAGAGACGGAAGTTTTAAAAATTTTGAGAACTAATACCAAATTAACAAAACGACATTTAAAAATTAAATTGGTAGAATATCCTCATTCTTTAGTAGCTTTGCTTTAAAATTTATGTTATGCGTGTACTGTTTTTTGTATTGATGCTTGGCCTTTTTGGCTGTTACGAAACTTCTAGAGATTGTAAAGATTATAAAACAGGAGCATTTTACAGCGAAGTTGTTATAGACAACATTCTTTATAAGTCGACGTTTGAAAGAACTGATGATATCCAAATTGAAACCTATAACAAGAAAATTGATTCGTCTAAATTACGATGGATAAATGATTGCGAGGTTATTTTTAAAACTATAAATCCTAAAAATAGGGCTGAAAAAAAGGATATTCATCTCAAAATTTTAACGACCACCGATTCGTCCTACACGTTTGAATATTCTTATGTTGGCGAATCTTTAAAACAAAAAGGTGTTGCTTATAAAATTAAAAAGTAAAACCAAATAAAACTATGAGGTCGAGATTTAAGGTCAATTTTTTCAATAAATTCGCAGATTAAACTAAAAAATAGTTCAAGAAAAGGTGGCTTCAATCGAACGGATATAAAAACGACTCTACTGCAGTAAACTTTATATTATTCTGTTCTAAAACTTCGTAAGTTAAAAAGATTTCTCCCCAATATATACCATCAGAAAAATCAGCAATAATCCATTTGTGGTTTAATAACTTTACGGTGTTAATCATCATTTTTTTTCCTTCATTTGCCGAAAAAGGTACAATAGGATGTTCGCCAGTAACCGCATTTAATCTATACAACTCATCTTTAATAAAAGGGATTAATTCTGAAACTTGGTATCCTTCATTTTCAAAATAACTAATAGCGTCTTCATTTCTTTCTAAATTAAAATGCGACAGTTTTAATATATCATCCTGCAAAACCGCCACAGAGTCCTTGTATTTTTGCGATTGTTCTCTATATAAATCTAATTTAATGTTTAATTTATCGAATGTTCGCTTAGCATTAACGTATTGGAACAACACTAACAAGGCGGTAAAAACAAACAGATACATTAAGATTTTTTGCTTCATTTTTTAATTTTTATTTTGACTATGGTCAATTTGAGAATCGTACTATTTTAGTTTTAACTCTGTTAAATACTGTTTTTAAATATCTAATTGCAAACCATCGTAAGCTAAGTGAACATTTTGTGGTAATGTTTTCTCTACTTCATCATGGAACCCTAAAAGATGGCTAATATGAGTAAAATACGCTTTTTCTGGTTTTACTTTTTCAACAAAGGCCAAAGCTTCATCTAGATTAAGATGTGAAATATGCGGTTCTATACGCAGCGCATTAAGAACTAGAACTTTTAGATTCTTTAGTTTTTCAAGCTCTTGATCATCAACAGTCTTAATATCAGTTAAATACGCAAAATTATTAAATCTATACCCGTAAACTTGAACGAAATAATGGTCGGCGTTAATAGGTATCACATCCATTCCTGACAAATTAAAGGGTTTGTTTTCTATGCTATTAGTAATTATTGTGGGCGATCCTGGGTATTTGTTTTCCTTAACAAAAATGTAGGCAAACCTGTTTTTTATGGATTCTATAACACGCTCATGTGCGTAAATTTGCATGTCCCCGTTCATATAACACAAGGGTCTAATATCGTCTATGCCAGCAACATGATCGGCATGTTCGTGAGTAAATAAAATACCGTTAATTTTCTCGCATCCGCAATTAAGCATTTGTTGCCTAAAGTCTGGACCGCAATCTATCACGTAAGCAAAATCGTTCCATTCAATTAGAACAGAAACTCGTAAGCGTTTATCTTTTGGATTATCACTTAAACAAACCGGATGCTTACACCCTATTACTGGAATACCCTGAGATGTACCTGTGCCAAGAAATGTGATTTTCAAAATGCCATTTATTTAAACACAAAAATAAGCTTATTTTTTTATTTGCTTTGGTTATTTGGTATCTTTGTGTATATCAGTAATCACTAAAACAAACAAATGGAAATCACCCTTAAAGGAGATAAAAAGTTTGATGATGTACCTTCATTAAAAACTAAAGCTTTACGTATAAATTTAAACGAAAATATTTATGGTTCTTTTGCCGAGATTGGTGCTGGACAAGAAACCTGTCGTCATTTTTTTAGAGCTGGCGGGGCTTCTGGAACTATCGCGAAAGCCATGTCTGCTTATGATAAAGATTTTAGTGATGCCGTTTATGGTATAGAAGACGATAAGCGTTACGTTACAGAATCTCGTTTGCGCAAAATGTTGGCCTACGAGATGGAACTGATTGAGCAACGTATTAAGAGAGATAAACACCCGAATAAAATATTCTTTTCTTATGCCAATACCGTAGCAACAATAGATTTTGCTAAAAAATTTAAAGGACACGGCTGGGTAGGTATTAAGTATCAAATAGACCCTAAGGGCGGTTATAACGATATCATTCTTCATATTCGTTTTAAAGAAACAGATACACGATTACAGCAAGAAACATTAGGAGCTTTGGGTACTA
Encoded here:
- a CDS encoding AMP-binding protein, which produces MNFIDKLKHAFKSNPSQPALCIDEVFYTYQELSDAIYKIRIHIQNTIPFEENLIGLVANNDLETYASIFALWFENKAYIPVNPFAPLERNLKIFNQTEVNTVFDSCTNSGFNTYFNVFCASKQHLIDSEINLANTVFSENAIAYILFTSGSTGTPKGIPIRFKNVNALLNAFDKEPAYQLNNTDKCLMMYDLTFDASLTAFLPAFLAGACLYTVPGDSIKYFSIFKLLNTYELTVLKMVPTIINYLRPYFAEINAPSVRYCIFGGGKLHENIVKEWLKCIPNSTLYNHYGPTECTVCSSYYTYKTNGNNQTYNGVLPIGKPLNGIDFMLLNDANQKVKVGAHGELCLSGDQLTTGYWKNEALNALAFFEMNNKRYYRTGDICYLNEEGDLMYVERKDFQVKIRGFRVELGEIEYHIQNKIKNHISVIDIDNNNGTNEIALIIEGETIDTNDLFNYLKTKLPNYMIPTKTFFLPKLPLNDNGKLDRKKLKTLIE
- a CDS encoding acyl carrier protein; its protein translation is MTKEAILKKVTQSFVKILEHHNFVLEESTTASDVDGWESITHMLIITDIETVFGIKFKLMELMNMNNVGDLINCISTKLEP
- a CDS encoding formyltransferase family protein, with amino-acid sequence MKHSKNIVFLGSRFHVLEQLLDRVSLDCITIYALEQTVLTKILDQKGIAHHTFTMKDKDIVLKKLIKSNFDILISNGCPIIFPVHKFKKEQILINVHPTYLPYLQGKTPLNGVFYDDYNFYGATAHYIDDGIDTGAIIFQKKETLTPDIDLGLLYHLAMKLEGIVFKEAWKILLAKNFTYVGRKQSGNSTYFNRTEGMQKLDFTNCNTNQILKCIKSFGIGSQGSFATFDNVNYKIFTAEKIVHQPLLDTYCKEPSGKIVLNYDDKFLVKTNDGLIKITRYTKS
- a CDS encoding sugar transferase gives rise to the protein MYKTIFKRIIDIILSAIGLVLLAPAFVSIYICLMFYNNAKPLFFQRRPGKNEKIFKIMKFKTMTDKKDANGELLPDAMRTTRFGSFLRKTSLDEIPQLINVLIGDMSLIGPRPLRVRYLPYYTKEEKIRHTVKPGITGLAQVSGRNAIGWDEKLQKDIEYVNNLSFTLDASIFFKTLLKVIKSNDIEISETTLNFDELRKLKQNKK
- a CDS encoding GNAT family N-acetyltransferase produces the protein MELVVHKIQNEYDFNVYKDTVNGFEVVNPFFMFLTPEKNESTYDGLRYFTLKVEDKVLILMPFVLREIPYKLRNTIYYDVISPYGYSGPLFNKDMSRGYLLKFWELIDSWYKENNVVSEFIRFSLNNNCQFYSGTLIPTLSNVRGRLLDYEQQWASLKQKVRNNYRKAVNNNLKSHIVYNNVKDEDIERFYDIYISTMRRVNANTDYFYSLCYFKNIVRLCEGKIIFAFVYKDGIAISTELILTSNNTLYSYLGGTIMDYFSLRPNDFLKVEVMKWARLQHFKYYVLGGGREDFDNLYKYKKSFFPNDDDLVFYTGRKIINKAVYNELDKITNDEIGLDDGGLEKKGRKIGFFPAYRKNTYRAITREN
- a CDS encoding HAD family hydrolase, with the protein product MIIKTDLIIVFDLDDTLYKEIDFLKSAFKDIADFLSKKTNKTAKLILAEMILAYQEKKNVFETVIFKNNIQGVVVNDLIKRYRNHKPNIYLTDSNKMLLDNIKQSVYKTGLITDGRCIQQQHKIEALGLNDYFDDIVISEAFGSEKPNINNFKYFVEKYGSHYKYVYVGDNTSKDFEAPNKLGWTSICLLDNGVNIHPQSFNTLPYKKPTFKIRSLTEIRDLLF
- a CDS encoding ATP-grasp domain-containing protein is translated as MNILITSAGRRVSLVKAFQKELKKMVPEGKVMTTDFNTGLSAACHVSDLAFQLPLVSHQSYLKELLEICKNNNIKVLIPTIDTELLLLAENKKKFIKNGIFPVVSSTAFISICRDKRKMNAFFVEHNINVAKEYSKYNYKLPLFIKPYNGSRSVDNFIIKNQEDLTEYHFTNKNLMFLEYLDHDKYEEYTCDLYYDKKSNLKSVIPRKRIEVRDGEVNKGVTKKNILVDFIKQHLYHIDGALGCLTAQFFKHIETNEIYGIEINARFGGGYPLTYLAGANFPQWIIKEYFFNEAIEFYDDWKSNLLMLRYDNEILVDDYKD
- a CDS encoding Lrp/AsnC family transcriptional regulator — encoded protein: MGKIKLDEIDHQILDMLIDNTRIPFTDIAKKLLISAGTVHVRVKKMEESGIIRGSSLNLDYKKLGYSFIAYVGVFLKNTSQTKFVLERINEIPFVTVAHITTGKFNIFCKIRARSTEHAKEVIFMLDDIEGVYRTETMISLEESLNDKKRLMHSIFNEL